A stretch of the Gemmatimonadota bacterium genome encodes the following:
- a CDS encoding 6-bladed beta-propeller produces MRFVVVVLAIGLIPTWTAPASAQNYGIEKVREIPIDLGDEIVGEIADLTRDAAGNFYLPDWQQHTVWVTDPSGKMIRRIGQEGSGPGEMSRPQNVTVFEDCIVVLDKDNFRVATFDLNGAHQGSFRVELFRPANMVGDGNGRIAVSTLEGESLFTVYDSNGNKTHETGSRPWPPDGPPIMFGGSFQHTSSTPEGRVLYSSITTYEVIDIEWDGRVVATYTAEPPGYLPMVIASMDFSGDEMNKTSAVMRPLVVGDHVLIQRSRIGPENTGILHLDLFERDGTLVQMDIESPLSFIYADDDDLYAIDTSPVEEGELNPSIVVYQLRN; encoded by the coding sequence ATGAGATTCGTTGTTGTTGTGCTGGCCATCGGTCTGATTCCCACGTGGACCGCTCCGGCTTCCGCCCAGAACTACGGCATCGAAAAAGTACGGGAGATCCCGATCGATCTGGGGGATGAAATCGTAGGTGAAATCGCCGATCTAACCCGGGACGCAGCAGGTAACTTCTACCTGCCCGACTGGCAGCAGCATACGGTCTGGGTCACGGATCCGAGCGGGAAGATGATCCGGCGTATCGGACAGGAAGGATCGGGGCCTGGGGAGATGTCGCGACCTCAGAATGTTACGGTATTCGAAGACTGCATCGTGGTACTGGATAAAGACAACTTCCGTGTGGCGACCTTTGATTTAAACGGAGCCCATCAAGGCTCGTTTCGAGTCGAATTGTTCCGTCCGGCCAATATGGTTGGCGACGGGAATGGGCGTATCGCTGTAAGTACCCTCGAGGGTGAATCACTTTTCACGGTGTATGATTCGAACGGGAACAAGACCCATGAGACAGGCAGTCGCCCCTGGCCGCCCGATGGACCACCGATCATGTTCGGTGGTTCGTTCCAGCACACCTCTTCCACCCCGGAGGGCCGGGTTCTGTATTCATCTATCACAACCTACGAGGTTATCGATATAGAATGGGATGGGCGTGTCGTTGCGACATACACTGCAGAACCGCCAGGTTACTTACCGATGGTGATTGCGAGTATGGATTTCAGTGGGGACGAAATGAACAAAACGTCCGCGGTAATGAGACCCCTGGTCGTCGGTGACCATGTTCTCATACAGCGGAGCAGAATCGGTCCCGAAAACACCGGTATCCTCCATCTCGACCTGTTCGAACGGGACGGCACACTCGTCCAGATGGATATCGAATCGCCACTGAGTTTCATCTACGCCGACGACGATGATCTGTACGCCATTGACACTTCCCCCGTGGAAGAAGGGGAACTCAACCCCAGTATCGTGGTCTACCAGTTGAGAAACTGA